In Arthrobacter sp. StoSoilB5, one genomic interval encodes:
- a CDS encoding O-antigen ligase family protein, whose translation MGQTAQQPERSEVATFVTIYLVVTCAVPSNLTISALGTVGRLTTLWALLALIWWVLYQVHRTKPEAVGRRPVRLALALFLAVAVASYAVAMLHGLPDKESSPADGGLIRLLAWAGILLLIHDGLKNRDGLVTVMRSVVLMGTFTAILGLLQFVTGASLIDWITIPGMSSSADFSNIDVRGGFVRAAAMASHPLEYGVVLSSSFPIALTLALTETTRNWLLRWLPVIAIAVASVLSVSRSALIAVAIAFVVLIPAWSRSLRRRAYVASIGLVAAVYVVTPGLLGTLRGLFTVGGDDSSITSRTNGYSTALGMLENNPIVGRAFGTFLPEYIIVDNQYLGLLVELGVLGLAMFLALIASGLSCAWRARRLAVDNEMRQMSQSVLASLAAIAATFAFFDGLSFPMAAAMLFVMLGVAGALWRIVQDERGGLLTERLRALPGGKTAVFGLLRPRRDGVDDGSNR comes from the coding sequence ATGGGCCAGACAGCACAGCAGCCCGAGCGCTCGGAGGTCGCAACGTTTGTCACCATATATCTGGTGGTCACGTGCGCGGTTCCCTCCAACCTGACAATATCCGCCTTAGGCACTGTAGGACGGTTGACTACCTTGTGGGCGCTGTTGGCACTCATATGGTGGGTGCTGTACCAAGTCCATAGGACGAAGCCGGAGGCCGTGGGGCGGCGCCCGGTCCGGCTCGCATTAGCCCTCTTTTTGGCCGTCGCTGTGGCCAGTTACGCCGTCGCCATGCTGCACGGCTTACCCGATAAGGAATCCAGTCCCGCTGATGGTGGACTCATTCGGTTGCTCGCCTGGGCCGGGATTCTCCTCCTGATCCACGATGGGCTGAAGAACCGAGATGGACTGGTCACCGTCATGCGCAGTGTCGTATTGATGGGAACATTCACCGCAATCCTTGGACTTCTTCAGTTCGTCACAGGAGCATCCCTCATCGACTGGATCACCATACCGGGCATGTCATCGAGCGCCGACTTCTCCAACATTGACGTCAGGGGCGGATTTGTCCGCGCTGCTGCCATGGCCTCCCACCCTCTTGAGTACGGAGTTGTCCTTTCGAGTTCATTCCCCATTGCGTTGACGTTGGCACTCACGGAAACCACCAGGAATTGGCTACTACGGTGGCTGCCAGTGATAGCTATCGCCGTAGCTTCCGTCCTGTCGGTATCGCGGTCCGCACTGATCGCGGTCGCCATAGCCTTCGTTGTCCTGATCCCCGCATGGTCCAGATCATTGCGGCGCCGAGCCTATGTGGCGTCCATAGGACTTGTGGCCGCTGTCTATGTAGTCACTCCCGGATTGCTCGGTACGCTTCGGGGGCTGTTCACTGTTGGAGGCGACGACAGCAGCATTACTTCCCGGACAAACGGGTACTCGACAGCGTTGGGGATGCTGGAGAACAATCCCATCGTTGGACGGGCTTTCGGAACATTCCTTCCCGAGTACATCATCGTCGACAACCAGTATTTGGGACTGCTTGTGGAACTGGGGGTTCTTGGACTGGCAATGTTCCTTGCCTTGATCGCCAGTGGGCTAAGTTGCGCATGGCGTGCGCGTCGCCTGGCAGTAGACAACGAAATGCGTCAAATGAGCCAATCAGTCCTGGCGTCCCTGGCCGCAATTGCTGCTACCTTCGCGTTTTTCGATGGGCTCTCTTTTCCCATGGCCGCAGCCATGTTGTTCGTCATGCTTGGAGTCGCGGGTGCGTTGTGGCGCATCGTGCAGGATGAACGGGGAGGCCTCCTTACGGAGAGGCTGCGCGCGCTGCCCGGCGGAAAGACGGCTGTTTTCGGATTACTGCGCCCGCGTCGAGACGGAGTTGATGATGGTTCGAACAGATGA
- a CDS encoding glycosyltransferase family 4 protein → MMVRTDEAFPADAPRILLVKTRGRATVERSERQRRESAGEEPRSLLFEETLKCDVLDENTIRQTAGFRAHIYKRLPAFAAQALEATRISRSYDVIITWSERHSVAVAALFAILRVKTPHLALMFWLSKPAVRWPLRFVRTGIDKIVTWSSIQRAVAIEQIGFDPGDVVLVRHPVDLDFFKPAGSGHEIIFSAGSTQRDFQTFSNAVRGLDVPVHIAASLVVALDGYKIVTRDVRDEPGWPDNCQVRPLTSLELRDSYAAAKVVVVPLLPTDIDAGVNVILEGMAMGRPVIVSQTLGQVDVIRDGDNGVFVPTGDSSALRSRIESFLADPEAAEELGRRARAYVEQNHRLEDFIENVRGTVLELSVGSSRRNFWSKRSRVPLRSS, encoded by the coding sequence ATGATGGTTCGAACAGATGAAGCCTTCCCGGCAGATGCGCCGAGAATCCTCCTCGTCAAGACCCGGGGTCGCGCCACCGTGGAACGTTCCGAGCGGCAGCGCCGCGAATCGGCTGGCGAAGAGCCTCGCAGTCTCCTGTTTGAGGAAACCCTCAAGTGCGATGTCCTGGATGAAAATACCATTCGCCAGACAGCGGGCTTCCGAGCACACATCTATAAGCGTTTGCCGGCTTTTGCCGCCCAGGCCTTGGAAGCAACGCGGATCAGCCGCTCCTACGACGTCATTATTACGTGGTCGGAGCGGCATTCAGTCGCCGTTGCGGCACTGTTCGCAATCCTTCGTGTCAAGACCCCGCATTTGGCCCTGATGTTCTGGCTGTCAAAACCGGCAGTCCGATGGCCTCTCAGGTTCGTTCGGACAGGCATTGACAAAATCGTCACGTGGAGCTCGATCCAACGGGCCGTAGCGATTGAACAGATTGGATTTGATCCCGGGGATGTTGTCCTCGTTCGTCATCCTGTCGATCTGGACTTCTTCAAACCAGCCGGCTCCGGGCACGAAATCATTTTCTCAGCAGGGTCCACGCAACGGGACTTTCAGACCTTCTCAAACGCCGTCAGGGGACTGGACGTTCCGGTTCACATTGCGGCCTCGCTGGTGGTTGCCCTCGACGGATACAAAATCGTCACGCGGGACGTTCGCGATGAACCAGGGTGGCCTGATAATTGCCAGGTTCGCCCGCTCACGTCCCTTGAGCTGCGTGACTCGTATGCCGCCGCCAAGGTAGTGGTTGTCCCGCTGCTGCCCACCGACATTGACGCAGGCGTGAACGTCATTCTAGAGGGTATGGCCATGGGAAGACCGGTCATTGTCTCCCAAACCCTCGGCCAGGTGGACGTTATACGTGACGGCGACAACGGAGTATTCGTGCCAACCGGGGACTCCTCTGCGCTGAGGAGTCGCATAGAGTCCTTTCTTGCCGATCCGGAAGCTGCGGAGGAACTTGGGCGCCGTGCCCGCGCCTATGTGGAGCAAAACCATCGTTTGGAAGACTTCATAGAGAACGTTAGGGGGACTGTGCTGGAATTGTCGGTGGGGTCAAGCAGAAGGAACTTTTGGTCCAAGAGGAGCAGAGTCCCACTAAGGTCCAGCTAG
- a CDS encoding glycosyltransferase, which yields MKILVYPHDLRIGGSQTNAIELGAAVRDLGHSVVIFGQPGTLMRRVRELDLEFIPAPTPRKRPSPTVCGALGKLARDRSIDILHGYEWPPALECLIASKLAYGSTSMATVMSMAVAPFIPATMPLLVGTEQILKAESAFGRQRVGLMEPPIDVVQNSPSAAVGHDKFRERFGLARHAQIVVCVSRLARELKLEGILAAMDAVAGLARNRDVRLVIVGDGPGMREAVAKASVVNDRLGRPVVLLTGELDDPRPAYAAGDVVLGMGGSALRGLSFGKPLVVQGERGFWELLTPETLDRFLWQGWYGVGNGTEVGMENLTSILGFLLDNGHERAQLGSFGRQLVEDRFSLTNAARVQVQFYRRSLAESAGTLSTLWAEAAAGARYAAYVGHRRLHRYFGRNAADDFNAKPVASLTSLAVRGRSR from the coding sequence GTGAAGATCCTTGTCTATCCGCATGACCTTCGAATCGGTGGCAGCCAGACCAATGCCATTGAGTTGGGAGCCGCTGTCCGGGACCTTGGCCACAGTGTCGTCATCTTCGGACAGCCCGGGACGCTTATGCGGAGGGTTCGGGAGCTTGACCTCGAATTCATTCCGGCACCGACTCCCCGCAAACGCCCGTCTCCGACAGTGTGCGGCGCCTTGGGCAAGCTGGCCCGTGACCGCTCCATTGACATTCTCCACGGCTACGAGTGGCCACCGGCACTGGAGTGCTTGATCGCTTCCAAACTCGCATACGGCAGCACCAGCATGGCGACTGTCATGTCCATGGCAGTGGCCCCGTTTATCCCTGCGACGATGCCCCTTCTCGTGGGAACTGAACAGATCCTTAAGGCCGAATCAGCATTTGGCCGCCAGAGGGTGGGGCTTATGGAGCCCCCAATCGATGTCGTCCAAAACAGTCCGTCGGCCGCGGTAGGACATGACAAATTTCGGGAACGGTTCGGGCTGGCTCGCCATGCACAAATAGTCGTTTGCGTTTCACGACTTGCCCGGGAGTTGAAGCTTGAGGGCATCTTGGCCGCGATGGATGCTGTCGCAGGATTGGCCCGGAATAGAGACGTTCGCCTTGTGATTGTCGGCGACGGGCCCGGGATGCGGGAAGCGGTTGCCAAAGCTTCTGTCGTCAATGACCGGCTAGGACGGCCCGTTGTCCTGTTAACGGGTGAGCTGGACGATCCCCGGCCAGCGTATGCGGCTGGTGATGTTGTTCTGGGGATGGGCGGCTCGGCCTTGCGTGGTCTTTCCTTCGGGAAGCCACTGGTTGTTCAAGGAGAGCGCGGCTTCTGGGAATTGTTGACCCCTGAAACGCTGGACCGCTTCCTATGGCAGGGGTGGTACGGGGTGGGCAACGGCACGGAGGTGGGCATGGAGAACTTAACCTCCATCCTTGGATTCCTCTTGGACAACGGACACGAACGGGCACAGTTGGGCTCCTTTGGACGCCAACTTGTTGAGGATAGGTTTTCGCTGACCAACGCCGCCCGGGTGCAGGTTCAGTTCTACCGGCGATCATTGGCGGAAAGCGCTGGAACACTCTCTACGTTGTGGGCCGAAGCGGCAGCTGGTGCCAGGTATGCCGCGTACGTGGGGCATCGGCGCCTCCACCGCTACTTCGGACGCAATGCAGCTGATGACTTCAATGCGAAGCCGGTCGCCTCGCTGACTTCCCTGGCCGTGCGCGGGCGGAGCAGATGA
- a CDS encoding glycosyltransferase, with amino-acid sequence MGSEITDCSGGSATHFVLTRFNVRSFYHRAEPTDAWLRERLQLFEMYCIPCFRNQTEPRFTWLVFLDSLSPLWLRQEIDKLSQGVFRPVYVEGAFSQEFLSRTIGQLSATPYVITTRVDNDDAVSNDFIETIQRCFREQDKTFVNLVNGAQYAQRKLYIRPYTMNPFSSLIERTADRRPATVFVEHHYRIDAYAPVLNVRTAHPMWLQVIHGGNVLNEVVGLRASARSISPHFSVSLDVDDHLPSRIVDSVLGAWKILLRLLRKPARLRELTKTLVARKAGRFVSK; translated from the coding sequence ATGGGCAGCGAAATCACAGATTGCTCGGGGGGCTCGGCAACCCATTTTGTTCTGACACGCTTCAATGTCCGCAGCTTTTATCACAGGGCAGAACCCACGGACGCATGGCTTCGCGAGCGACTTCAACTCTTTGAGATGTACTGCATCCCGTGCTTCCGGAATCAAACGGAACCCCGGTTTACCTGGCTGGTTTTCCTTGATTCCCTGTCACCGTTGTGGTTGAGGCAGGAGATTGACAAACTATCGCAAGGTGTCTTTCGCCCCGTTTACGTTGAGGGTGCCTTCTCACAGGAATTTCTTAGCCGCACAATCGGCCAACTTAGTGCCACTCCCTATGTGATCACCACCCGGGTTGACAACGATGACGCCGTATCAAACGACTTTATTGAGACAATCCAACGGTGTTTCAGGGAACAGGACAAAACCTTCGTTAATCTGGTGAATGGGGCGCAATATGCCCAGCGGAAACTTTACATCCGCCCGTATACGATGAATCCTTTTTCGAGCTTGATTGAGCGGACCGCGGACCGCCGTCCGGCCACGGTGTTTGTTGAACACCATTACCGGATCGATGCGTACGCCCCCGTTCTGAATGTGCGGACCGCCCACCCGATGTGGTTGCAGGTGATCCACGGTGGAAACGTCCTCAACGAGGTCGTGGGGTTGCGGGCAAGTGCCCGAAGCATTTCCCCACACTTTTCCGTTTCCCTCGATGTGGACGACCACTTGCCCAGCCGCATCGTGGACAGCGTCCTGGGCGCCTGGAAAATTCTGCTTCGCCTCCTCCGAAAACCCGCGCGGCTAAGGGAGTTGACCAAGACCCTCGTGGCGCGAAAAGCGGGACGCTTCGTCTCAAAGTGA
- a CDS encoding WecB/TagA/CpsF family glycosyltransferase produces MLHPDTAPSRVATRHISSRLRPGEARGHDSRRPTVSKRPAVSQPGQGLWVSLGGVPVKLLEFDGALQEIMDRATSVGSSPLGVCSANLDHILHFGAGSRWMGTMAEHTSVEWLTLLDGAPLVAQARRLTDQPWPRLAGSDLVEPLLDEAERRGLSVGFLGGTEQAQELIRSRFAVERPDLAVAGWWAPERSVISDEQASLELAAQIAATAPDILVVGMGKPRQELWVSKYGRLTGAKILLAFGAVVDFLAGRIRRAPSWISSHGFEWAWRLMLEPRRLARRYLVDGPEAYLKLRQVSAADVPPTALPMNQRPEDPIVAPAEAGKQAPRPFLLAGAKADIAVIVVTYNNADDVGPLISSLRAETVDQTMKVVVADNSPDELTMTELAHHPDVMALRTGGNLGYAGGINAALRVAGPADAYLILNPDLRVGPGAVAALRRRMSESHAGVVVPVLLENDGKVYPSLRREPSVMRALGDAALGSHLRRRPSWLSEMDFDVEGYQYAHRIEWATGAALLISEDAARAVGEWDEQFFLYSEETDYCHRIRQAGKSIWFEPTARMWHEGGGSGTSPQLTALMSVNRVRYASKHLGRSKAVLFRAAVFAAELARINKPGHREAARALLRKRLWPTLPHATRSPALPQVFPAGAVIIPAHNEAKVIGRTLESLKEVINAGTVDVIVACNGCTDDTETVASHYRGVKVLHVGEASKTAALNAADGATELWPRLYLDADVEPTPEAVRAVFKALEGGTLLAARPAFSYETTGAPALVRAYYRARNRIPGNAQGMWGAGAYALNAKGHERLGEFPALTGDDYFVDGLFQAGEKRVLATDPVVVRTPRSSRALLAILRRNYRGNRQQRASQDRGSGASGSASSTRQTLRELAVSIRGPVSAFDAFVYAVFAVVGRYGAFFPGGKSDGWERDESSRQ; encoded by the coding sequence ATGCTGCACCCAGATACTGCGCCCTCCCGGGTCGCAACCCGCCACATTTCTTCCCGTCTTCGCCCGGGAGAAGCCAGAGGGCATGACTCCAGGCGTCCAACTGTTTCCAAGCGTCCAGCCGTTTCCCAACCCGGGCAGGGTTTGTGGGTAAGCCTGGGTGGCGTCCCCGTGAAGCTCCTGGAGTTTGACGGTGCCCTGCAGGAAATCATGGACCGGGCGACTTCGGTTGGCTCTTCACCTCTTGGCGTTTGTTCTGCGAACCTGGACCATATCCTGCACTTTGGTGCCGGCAGCAGGTGGATGGGCACCATGGCGGAGCACACGTCTGTCGAGTGGCTGACGTTGTTGGATGGAGCCCCGCTGGTTGCCCAGGCACGGCGCCTGACGGACCAGCCGTGGCCGCGACTGGCAGGAAGCGATCTTGTGGAGCCATTGCTGGACGAAGCTGAACGCCGCGGGCTCAGCGTAGGATTCCTGGGTGGGACCGAGCAGGCACAGGAACTTATCCGCAGCAGGTTCGCAGTGGAGCGTCCGGATTTGGCCGTGGCAGGCTGGTGGGCTCCGGAAAGGTCCGTGATCAGCGACGAGCAGGCTTCGTTGGAACTCGCCGCGCAGATAGCGGCCACTGCGCCGGACATCCTTGTGGTGGGCATGGGCAAGCCCCGGCAGGAACTGTGGGTCAGTAAGTATGGACGCCTCACAGGAGCCAAGATCCTGCTCGCGTTCGGTGCCGTTGTCGATTTTCTTGCTGGAAGGATCCGGCGCGCCCCATCCTGGATCAGTTCCCACGGCTTCGAGTGGGCCTGGCGACTTATGCTTGAGCCGCGCAGGCTTGCTCGCCGGTACCTGGTGGATGGGCCCGAGGCCTACCTGAAGCTGCGCCAGGTCAGCGCCGCAGACGTCCCGCCAACCGCACTGCCGATGAACCAAAGGCCAGAGGACCCAATCGTTGCCCCTGCCGAGGCCGGCAAACAGGCTCCGAGGCCCTTCCTGCTGGCTGGGGCCAAGGCGGACATCGCAGTCATAGTAGTTACGTACAATAACGCCGACGACGTCGGGCCTTTGATTTCGAGTCTGAGGGCAGAGACGGTTGACCAAACCATGAAGGTAGTGGTTGCCGACAACTCCCCTGACGAGCTCACGATGACCGAGCTTGCGCATCATCCGGACGTTATGGCCTTGCGCACGGGAGGAAACCTCGGCTACGCGGGTGGGATCAATGCGGCGCTGCGCGTGGCGGGCCCTGCCGACGCCTACCTCATCTTGAATCCGGACCTGCGCGTGGGTCCTGGCGCGGTAGCAGCATTACGTCGAAGGATGAGTGAGTCCCACGCTGGCGTGGTTGTGCCGGTCCTGCTGGAAAACGATGGCAAAGTCTATCCGTCGCTGCGCCGCGAGCCGAGTGTGATGCGCGCCCTGGGCGATGCCGCACTGGGCAGCCATCTGCGCCGCCGCCCCTCCTGGCTCTCCGAAATGGACTTTGACGTGGAGGGCTACCAATACGCCCATCGCATCGAATGGGCCACCGGCGCAGCCCTCCTGATAAGCGAAGATGCAGCACGGGCCGTTGGGGAATGGGATGAGCAATTCTTCCTTTACTCGGAAGAGACAGATTATTGCCATCGAATCCGCCAAGCAGGGAAATCGATCTGGTTCGAGCCCACAGCAAGGATGTGGCATGAAGGCGGAGGCTCGGGCACCTCGCCCCAATTGACGGCGCTTATGTCCGTGAATCGCGTTCGCTACGCATCCAAACATCTCGGGCGGAGCAAGGCCGTGCTCTTCCGGGCGGCTGTATTCGCTGCGGAATTGGCACGAATAAATAAGCCGGGCCACCGGGAAGCAGCACGGGCCCTGCTAAGGAAGCGGCTCTGGCCGACATTGCCCCATGCCACCCGATCCCCTGCTCTCCCTCAGGTCTTTCCAGCCGGAGCGGTCATCATCCCGGCGCACAATGAGGCAAAAGTCATCGGCCGGACACTGGAATCCTTGAAGGAAGTCATCAATGCCGGAACCGTGGACGTCATCGTGGCGTGCAATGGCTGTACCGATGATACGGAAACTGTGGCCTCCCACTATCGCGGCGTCAAAGTTCTGCACGTCGGGGAAGCGTCCAAGACAGCGGCGCTCAACGCCGCAGACGGTGCTACGGAGTTGTGGCCGCGCCTATATCTGGATGCGGACGTAGAGCCCACACCTGAGGCTGTCCGTGCCGTCTTCAAGGCCCTTGAGGGCGGGACCCTTCTGGCTGCGCGGCCGGCCTTCAGCTACGAAACCACAGGGGCCCCTGCGTTGGTCCGGGCGTATTACCGGGCCCGGAACCGGATTCCTGGAAACGCGCAAGGAATGTGGGGTGCCGGCGCCTACGCGCTGAACGCGAAGGGACATGAACGGCTGGGCGAGTTTCCAGCTTTGACCGGCGACGACTACTTCGTGGACGGTTTGTTCCAAGCCGGCGAAAAGCGGGTTCTGGCGACAGACCCGGTTGTCGTGAGGACCCCACGCTCATCGAGGGCATTGCTTGCCATTCTTCGGCGAAACTACCGGGGAAACCGCCAGCAAAGAGCGTCACAGGACCGTGGGTCGGGGGCATCTGGCTCAGCTTCCTCAACGCGGCAGACATTGCGGGAGCTTGCCGTTTCAATCCGGGGGCCAGTCAGCGCATTCGATGCCTTTGTCTATGCAGTTTTCGCTGTTGTTGGCCGGTACGGAGCATTCTTTCCCGGAGGAAAGAGCGATGGCTGGGAACGCGATGAAAGCAGCAGGCAATAA
- a CDS encoding bifunctional dTDP-4-dehydrorhamnose 3,5-epimerase family protein/NAD(P)-dependent oxidoreductase yields the protein MEPAELTSLSTPIPGLVLFHLPVHGDNRGWFKENWHRSKMMALGLPDFGPVQNNISFNAKRGTTRGIHAEPWDKFISLASGRIFGAWVDLRDGPTFGMSFHAELTAKDAIFVPRGVGNAFQTLEDDTAYTYLVNDHWSAGAQAEYTFLNLADENVAVPWPIPLERAILSPQDRSHPRLPAVAPMQPRRTLVLGADGQLGKALRQEFDGDPTVDFAGRTQFDISAEDSFLATDWRKYSIIINAAAFTGVDAAETAEGRTAAWSINAAAVSRLARTAVEHSLTLVHVSSDYVFDGTAAVHKEDEAPAPLGVYGQSKAAGDAAVAAVPRHYIVRSSWVVGEGRNFVRTMAALAAKGAAPTVVGDQWGRLTFASDIAAGIRHLINSHAPYGTYNLSSDGEPQSWAGIAQDVYRLCGADPRKIITISTSEYAKPGTAPRPGSSVLDLSKIKETGFSPPTSHSRLEAYLRSETSL from the coding sequence ATGGAGCCTGCTGAATTGACATCGCTTAGCACGCCGATTCCCGGGTTGGTGCTTTTCCATCTACCGGTCCACGGCGACAACCGGGGGTGGTTCAAGGAGAACTGGCACCGTAGCAAGATGATGGCGTTGGGCCTTCCGGATTTTGGACCCGTGCAGAACAACATCTCCTTCAATGCCAAACGCGGGACCACCCGCGGTATCCACGCCGAACCGTGGGACAAGTTCATTTCCCTCGCATCGGGGCGGATCTTTGGTGCGTGGGTGGACCTGCGGGACGGCCCCACTTTCGGAATGAGTTTCCATGCCGAACTGACGGCCAAGGATGCCATCTTCGTTCCCCGCGGTGTGGGCAATGCTTTCCAGACCCTGGAGGACGACACCGCATACACCTATTTGGTCAATGACCACTGGAGCGCCGGGGCGCAGGCCGAATATACATTCTTGAACCTTGCTGACGAAAACGTCGCCGTGCCTTGGCCCATACCGTTGGAACGGGCCATCCTGTCACCGCAGGACCGCAGTCATCCTCGGCTGCCAGCCGTCGCTCCCATGCAACCCAGGCGGACGCTGGTGCTTGGTGCGGACGGACAGCTGGGGAAAGCACTGAGGCAGGAGTTCGACGGCGACCCGACAGTGGACTTTGCGGGCAGGACGCAGTTCGATATTTCGGCAGAGGATTCCTTTCTCGCCACAGATTGGCGGAAGTACTCCATCATCATCAACGCGGCAGCCTTTACGGGAGTCGACGCGGCGGAGACAGCGGAAGGCCGTACTGCTGCCTGGAGCATCAACGCAGCCGCAGTGTCCCGTTTGGCGAGGACCGCCGTCGAGCATTCACTAACGCTTGTCCATGTGTCCAGCGACTACGTATTCGACGGTACGGCTGCCGTGCACAAGGAGGACGAGGCACCAGCTCCCCTGGGCGTCTACGGGCAAAGCAAAGCCGCCGGAGACGCTGCTGTGGCCGCCGTGCCACGGCATTACATCGTGCGGAGCAGTTGGGTAGTGGGCGAGGGCCGCAACTTTGTCCGCACCATGGCTGCGTTGGCCGCGAAAGGTGCAGCGCCCACTGTGGTGGGCGACCAGTGGGGACGTCTGACATTTGCGTCCGATATTGCCGCAGGCATCCGGCACCTGATCAACAGCCACGCACCTTACGGAACCTACAACCTCAGTAGCGACGGCGAGCCGCAGTCCTGGGCGGGAATTGCACAGGATGTTTATCGTCTCTGCGGCGCGGATCCCCGAAAGATCATCACCATCAGCACGTCCGAGTACGCAAAGCCCGGAACTGCGCCGCGTCCAGGCAGCAGCGTCCTGGACCTTTCGAAAATCAAGGAAACGGGCTTTAGTCCACCCACGTCCCATTCCCGGCTGGAAGCGTACCTGCGCTCCGAAACGTCACTTTGA
- a CDS encoding glycosyltransferase — protein MMETIVYMSGTRWDSLSGTDKMLAKSLARTHHILWVDHPVPLTSFQDVRSHLIHSLRGVTENVATDITRLRIPALPGVSKPVVRRSTDVLVRRCVDAAMERAVGPIAGIVNSSPIMLFPSYPEGTRLLHLTDDWLAGTNLMGFTSSHLIRVLEANIRSADAISAVSEELAAKISKFSGRGVEVLPNGCTPATLAPDSRRRPVVALVGQLNNRLDLDALESVAAAEVQLLIIGPRADGDPVVRSRLDALLSRPNVDWRGLMGHDDVARLLQTVSVGITPYADTEFNRSSFPLKTLEYLAAGLRVVATDLPSTRWIGSPAISSAKSPAEFSKLVLNALREPVTQELREHIDATARSHSWDSRAAKVRTLLATGKQAPNNSVGHPTEQAAPAGQGRPDDVQPTVDHALLTRFNLPSKGFESLVRAKEGWLHNRVELFERYCLPSVRAQTRKSFHWIVYFDPESPDWLLDRIQDMSADGLFTPIFRAEVDAAELLSDIERVTGRRTQDLLTTNVDNDDGLAADFVAQVQDVQCSQLPSAIYLSSGLVKGGASVYLRHDDRNAFCSVRCTWSAPVTCWSAWHNQLGGIMATEEIGGPPAWLQVVHGSNVSNRIRGRLVAVDPFADRFPGLLDDVATVRTLELVRDALVEGPVRLLRDGLRSAIKAVTIRLLGRNGIDRVKVFLGQNRREIG, from the coding sequence ATGATGGAAACAATCGTCTACATGTCCGGTACCCGGTGGGACAGTCTCTCGGGAACTGACAAGATGCTGGCCAAATCACTGGCCAGGACACACCATATTTTGTGGGTTGATCATCCGGTTCCACTGACCAGCTTCCAGGATGTTCGGAGCCACCTGATCCACAGTCTTCGTGGTGTCACCGAAAATGTCGCGACGGACATCACCCGCCTGCGGATTCCGGCGCTGCCCGGTGTGAGCAAACCAGTTGTGCGTCGCTCTACGGATGTTCTTGTGCGCCGCTGTGTAGATGCAGCCATGGAACGGGCTGTCGGGCCTATTGCCGGCATCGTCAACTCATCGCCGATCATGCTGTTTCCGTCCTACCCTGAAGGGACGCGGCTCCTGCATTTGACCGATGATTGGCTGGCGGGGACGAACCTCATGGGCTTCACTTCGTCCCATTTGATCCGGGTGTTGGAAGCGAACATCCGATCGGCCGACGCCATTTCTGCGGTCTCCGAGGAGCTGGCAGCCAAAATCTCGAAGTTCTCCGGCAGGGGTGTTGAAGTCTTGCCCAACGGCTGCACTCCTGCGACCCTTGCACCGGATTCGCGCCGCCGTCCGGTTGTGGCACTGGTTGGTCAACTCAACAATCGGTTGGATCTTGATGCACTGGAATCCGTAGCGGCAGCAGAGGTCCAACTGCTCATTATTGGGCCCCGGGCTGACGGCGATCCCGTTGTCCGCTCCAGGCTGGACGCCCTGTTGTCCAGGCCAAACGTGGATTGGCGGGGGTTGATGGGTCACGACGACGTTGCCCGGCTCCTGCAAACCGTGTCAGTTGGTATCACTCCCTATGCAGACACGGAGTTCAACCGGTCAAGCTTTCCCTTGAAGACCCTCGAATACCTTGCCGCAGGGCTTCGGGTGGTGGCCACTGACCTGCCATCGACCCGGTGGATCGGCTCTCCGGCCATTTCTTCAGCCAAGTCACCGGCCGAGTTCTCAAAACTCGTCCTGAACGCCCTCCGTGAGCCCGTAACACAGGAACTTCGGGAACATATTGACGCCACTGCCCGGTCCCATAGCTGGGATTCGAGGGCCGCCAAAGTCCGTACGCTCCTGGCCACTGGAAAGCAGGCACCCAACAACAGCGTAGGGCACCCAACGGAACAGGCAGCTCCTGCCGGACAGGGCCGACCGGATGACGTGCAGCCAACGGTAGACCACGCGCTCCTCACCAGGTTCAACCTTCCGTCCAAGGGGTTTGAGAGCCTTGTCCGGGCAAAAGAGGGATGGCTGCACAACCGCGTTGAACTCTTCGAGAGATATTGCCTTCCCTCAGTTCGTGCCCAGACACGCAAAAGCTTTCATTGGATTGTCTACTTCGACCCCGAAAGTCCTGATTGGTTATTGGACCGGATTCAGGACATGAGTGCGGACGGCCTGTTCACCCCGATTTTCCGGGCCGAGGTTGATGCCGCCGAGCTCCTCTCGGACATCGAGCGCGTCACCGGTCGGCGTACGCAAGATCTGTTGACTACCAATGTCGACAACGACGACGGTCTGGCGGCTGACTTTGTGGCCCAGGTACAGGACGTCCAGTGCTCCCAGTTGCCTTCAGCCATTTATCTCTCCTCCGGATTGGTCAAAGGAGGTGCCTCGGTCTACTTGAGGCACGATGACAGGAATGCATTTTGTTCGGTGCGGTGCACCTGGAGTGCTCCCGTTACATGTTGGTCTGCCTGGCATAACCAGCTGGGCGGGATCATGGCCACCGAGGAAATCGGTGGGCCGCCAGCATGGTTGCAGGTTGTGCACGGGTCAAACGTCAGTAACAGAATCCGCGGACGACTTGTGGCTGTTGATCCATTTGCAGACAGGTTCCCCGGGTTGCTGGACGACGTGGCTACCGTGCGCACGCTGGAATTAGTGCGCGACGCCCTGGTTGAGGGGCCAGTACGCCTCCTTCGCGACGGCCTTCGCAGCGCCATCAAAGCGGTCACGATCAGGCTCCTCGGCAGAAATGGAATCGACAGGGTGAAGGTTTTCCTGGGACAGAATAGGCGGGAGATCGGATAA